The Parus major isolate Abel chromosome 4, Parus_major1.1, whole genome shotgun sequence genome has a window encoding:
- the LOC107203250 gene encoding LOW QUALITY PROTEIN: mRNA-decapping enzyme 1A-like (The sequence of the model RefSeq protein was modified relative to this genomic sequence to represent the inferred CDS: deleted 1 base in 1 codon) yields the protein MTGDPSRHPACLALTRVWSRNTLYHRGVPIPWIHGACPTSGDVEERPPPYAPGNGAGDTSKGRSEGCLTRAGIRYRKPNGKMEAAGRAGQEMSLAALQRHDPFITGIADVTGQVALYSFSPKDNEWEKTDIEGTLFVYKRNASLSIYSIWFYDKNDCHRIAKIMAKVVEQAQRSQQVSQDRKSPSRTNGCNENRPTDILEMLSKAKDEYERNQIRDLSIISSSGMQQNSNPPKPESTEPSEQRPSLQVQEQPFQSRQKHLTLEELFGTSVQKEQPAAPYSNPERKEKLQTDASAREQHSLLLPFSFDQSPVMQQSLGKSESPSVKPSVNQQDCLTPMIIPPASVSQPDMKNVSSYSVCLNPVLNSASTVEAEPAQMLPGLKQSNSQYRSMQEATKPISPLVNQLPSEVNYAPQNLMAGQSQLIAPLTTANTGTISNASHTSVDLLQKLRLTPQHDQTQQQSLPKTPLTPSISASVSQLATPESHSKPSALNSKIISPLPVAPPQFVTATTTVMPSVLLSPNVFQQSAAKATEVEKVFTVIITSKPFYWGGDLGCI from the exons ATGACGGGCGACCCGAGTCGTCATCCCGCCTGCCTGGCTCTAACGCGGGTTTGGTCGCGGAACACACTTTACCACCGGGGCGTACCGATACCGTGGATTCACGGGGCGTGCCCGACATCGGGAGATGTCGAGGAAAGGCCTCCGCCATACGCGCCGGGAAATGGCGCCGGGGACACGAGCAAGGGGCGGAGCGAAGGGTGCCTAACGCGCGCGGGCATACGCTATAGGAAGCCTAACGGCAAGATGGAGGCGGCGGGCAGAGCGGGGCAGGAGATGAGCCTGGCGGCCCTACAGCGGCACGACCCCTTCATCACCGGCATCGCCGACGTGACCGGCCAGGTCGCGCTCTACAGCTTCAGCCCTAAGGACAATGAGTGGGAGAAAACCGACATAGAAGGGACCTTATTTGTGTATAAAAGAAATGCCAGCTTGTCAATTTACAGTATTTGGTTTTATGACAAGAATGACTGTCATCGAATAGCAAAAATCATGGCTAAAGTAGTTGAACAAGCTCAGAGGTCACAGCAAGTTTCCCAGGACAGAAAAAGTCCCAGCAGGACCAATGGCTGCAATGAAAACAGGCCCACTGACATCCTAGAAATGCTTAGTAAAGCCAAGGATGAATACGAACGAAATCAGATTAGGGATCTAAGTATTATATCAAGTTCTGGAATGCAACAGAATTCAAATCCTCCAAAGCCAGAAAGCACAGAGCCTTCAGAACAGAGGCCTTCATTACAAGTGCAGGAGCAGCCGTTTCAGTCAAGGCAGAAGCATTTGACTTTGGAGGAACTGTTTGGAACTTCTGTCCAAAAGGAACAGCCTGCAGCTCCGTATTCCAATccagagagaaaggagaaactgCAGACAGATGCATctgccagagagcagcacagtctgcttttgcctttttcctttgaCCAGTCACCAGTAATGCAACAATCCCTGGGGAAATCTGAAAGTCCGAGCGTTAAACCCAGTGTCAATCAGCAGGACTGTTTAACACCTATGATAATACCTCCAGCTTCGGTTTCCCAGCCTGATATGAAAAACGTTTCAAGCTATTCAGTTTGTTTAAACCCTGTTCTTAATTCAGCCTCAACAGTGGAAGCTGAACCTGCTCAGATGCTTCCTGGCCTCAAACAAAGCAACAGTCAATACAGGAGT ATGCAGGAAGCTACCAAGCCCATATCCCCACTGGTCAATCAGCTGCCATCTGAAGTGAACTACGCTCCACAGAATCTAATGGCTGGCCAAAGCCAGCTCATAGCACCCTTGACTACAGCAAACACAGGGACTATCTCAAATGCATCTCATACAAGTGTTGATCTTCTCCAGAAACTCAGGTTGACCCCACAGCATGACCAAACACAACAACAGTCTCTCCCTAAGACTCCCTTAACACCAAGCATCTCTGCCTCAGTTAGCCAACTTGCAACACCAGAGTCTCACAGTAAGCCATCAGCCTTGAACAGCAAGATAATCTCTCCCCTTCCGGTTGCACCTCCACAGTTTGTTACAGCCACAACGACAGTAATGCCTTCAGTGCTCTTGTCTCCAAATGTGTTCCAGCAATCAGCTGCAAAAGCTACTGAAGTGGAGAAAGTTTTCACTGTGATCATCACCAGCAAACCTTTTTATTGGGGAGGGGACCTAGGTTGCATTTGA